One Phoenix dactylifera cultivar Barhee BC4 unplaced genomic scaffold, palm_55x_up_171113_PBpolish2nd_filt_p 000089F, whole genome shotgun sequence DNA window includes the following coding sequences:
- the LOC103713515 gene encoding fasciclin-like arabinogalactan protein 17, producing MDSQVYGGSPTILFFVLLFSVAGIPSALPENSVYRPTLPSNGSGQINSNSILVALLDSHYTELAELVEKALLLQTLEDAVGRHNVTIFAPRNEALERDLEPEFKRFLLEPRNLKSLQTLILFHVIPSRIGSDSWPTFESARHRTLSADHVHLSGGGAAKLVDLAAVVHPDAVVRPDGVIHGIERLLVPRSVQEDFNRRRSLASISAVLPVGAPEVDPRTHRLKKLAPPAPAGSPPALPIYDAIAPGPALAPAPAPGPGSGKHWFDGESQVKDFIQTLLLYGGYNELADILVNLTSLATEMGRLVSEGYVLTVLAPNDEAMAKLTADQLSEPGAPEQIVYYHLIPEYQTEESMYNAVRRFGKVRYDTLRLPHKVVAREADGSVKFGQGQGSAYLFDPDIYTDGRISVQGIDAVLFPPEEETHAAVAPAAVRSNVKAAKPRRGKLLELGCKMLGALGQLARFTTCQ from the exons ATGGATTCCCAGGTCTATGGCGGCTCTCCGACGATCCTCTTTTTCGTTCTACTGTTCTCCGTCGCCGGCATCCCCTCCGCATTGCCGGAGAACTCCGTCTACCGTCCCACATTGCCATCAAACGGCTCCGGCCAGATCAACTCCAACTCCATCCTCGTCGCCCTCCTCGACTCCCACTACACCGAGCTCGCCGAGCTCGTCGAGAAGGCCCTTCTCCTCCAGACACTCGAGGACGCCGTCGGCCGCCACAACGTCACCATCTTCGCCCCCCGCAACGAAGCCCTCGAGCGCGATCTCGAACCCGAGTTCAAGCGATTCCTCCTCGAACCCCGGAATCTCAAATCCCTCCAGACTTTGATCTTATTCCACGTGATCCCCTCCCGGATCGGCTCCGATTCCTGGCCGACATTCGAATCTGCCCGCCACCGCACACTTTCCGCCGACCACGTCCACCTCTCCGGCGGCGGCGCGGCTAAGCTGGTAGACCTTGCCGCCGTGGTCCACCCGGACGCGGTGGTCCGCCCGGACGGCGTGATCCACGGCATCGAGCGCCTCCTCGTCCCCCGATCTGTTCAGGAGGACTTCAAccgccgccgcagcctggcctccatCTCCGCCGTCCTCCCCGTTGGAGCGCCCGAGGTGGACCCCCGCACCCACCGCCTCAAGAAGCTCGCCCCGCCCGCCCCTGCCGGCTCTCCGCCGGCCCTCCCCATTTACGACGCCATAGCCCCCGGCCCCGCCCTCGCCCCCGCTCCCGCCCCCGGCCCCGGCTCCGGCAAGCACTGGTTCGACGGCGAGAGCCAGGTCAAGGACTTCATCCAAACCCTCCTCCTCTACGGCGGCTACAACGAGCTCGCCGACATTCTGGTAAATCTAACGTCGTTAGCGACGGAGATGGGGCGTTTGGTCTCGGAGGGCTACGTCCTCACCGTCCTCGCTCCCAACGACGAGGCGATGGCCAAACTGACGGCAGATCAGCTGAGCGAACCTGGAGCACCGGAGCAGATTGTGTACTACCACCTGATCCCGGAGTATCAGACGGAGGAGAGCATGTACAATGCGGTGAGGCGTTTCGGGAAGGTGCGTTACGACACGCTCCGTCTCCCCCACAAGGTGGTGGCGCGGGAGGCCGACGGCTCTGTCAAGTTTGGCCAGGGACAGGGCTCCGCATATCTCTTCGACCCGGATATCTACACCGACGGCCGGATCTCCGTCCAGGGGATCGACGCCGTTCTTTTTCCGCCGGAGGAGGAGACTCACGCCGCCGTCGCGCCGGCAGCCGTCAGGAGCAACGTCAAGGCCGCCAAGCCAAGGAGAG GGAAGTTGTTGGAACTTGGGTGCAAAATGCTGGGGGCTTTGGGTCAGCTGGCTCGTTTCACCACCTGCCAATAG